Genomic DNA from Salvia miltiorrhiza cultivar Shanhuang (shh) chromosome 1, IMPLAD_Smil_shh, whole genome shotgun sequence:
TTCTAGAACACAGAAAGGGTATAGATGTCTTGACCCTCTTACCAAACGTCACTATGTCTGTGCCGATGTCACCTTCTTTGAATCTCTTCCTTTTTTTCCTCATACTAGCACTACTTCTCAAAATAAGTTACAATCTGCTCCTTTGCCTATACCGGCGATAGTTTCTCCTCCTACTCAACCCTTACAAGTGTATACCCGTCGTCCTCGTCCCGCACCAGTTCCAGAGACTGTTGTTGAACCGGCCTCATGTTCTCCACCCGAGTTATCTTCTTCTGCAGATTCTGAGGATGACCAACCTGCCAACACAGATGACTTACCTATCGCTATACGCAAAGGTAAACGTACTTGTACCACTCGCCATCCAATGTCTAACTATGTCTCTTTTGCCTGTTTGAGTCTTTCTTTTCGGTCTTTTGCTCTTTCCCTTTTCTCTACAGATATTCCAACTTCTTACCTTGAGGCACTCAAACATCCGCATTGGAAGGCTGCTATGGATGAGGAGATGTGTGCCCTTTTATCTCGTGGCACTTGGGTTCTAGCAACTGCTCCTGTTTCTGCTGTTATTGTTTCTTGTCGTTGGGTGTTCACTATCAAGTTTCTTGCTGATGGTACCATTGATCGGTACAAAGCCCGCCTTGTAGCAAAAGGTTTTACACAGACTTATGGTGTGGATTACTTTGAGACATTCTCTCCCACCGCTCGTTTGAACTCCATTCGCATCTTGTTCTCCTTGGCTGTTAATCTTTCTTGGCCTATGTATCAGCTTGATGTGAAGAATGCTTTTCTCTATGGCGATATATCTCCAACTGTTTATATGGAGCAACCTCCTGGGTATGTTGCTCAGGGGGAGGATTCTACTAAGGTGTGTTGTCTTAAGAAGGCTATTTATGGTCTTAAGCAAAGTCCGAAGGCATGGTTTGACAAGTTTAGTAGTGTTCTCAGCAAAATTGGGTTTAAGCAATGCAAGTCTGACCACTCTGTTTTTGTGCGCCATCAAGCCTCTGGAATTGTCATTCTCGTTGTCTATGTCGATGACATCCTTATATCTGGGAGTGATGTACAAGGAATTGCTGATACAAAGGCATACTTGCAAGAACAATTCGTTATTAAGGATTTGGGACGTCCCAAGTACTTCTTGGGAATTGAAATTGCTCACAGCAAGTATGGAATTTCTCTGTCTCAGCAGAAGTATGCTACTGATTTACTTAAAGAAACCGGGTTGTTGGGAACGAAGCCGGTTGATACTCCTATGGATATTGACCCGAATGTCTGGGATGAGAGTGAAGATTTCTTGGAGGACAAAGCTAAGTACAGACGTCTTGTTGGGAAACTTATCTACTTGACAGTGACACGGCCTGATATTTCTTTTGCGGTTGGTTTGGTTAGTCGTTTCTTGGATAAGCCTAAACAAGTTCATTGGGAAGCTGCTATTCGAATTCTTCGATATATCAAGAAATCTCCGGGAAAAGGAttgttctttaaaaaaaatggtcatCTAAAAATTGAAGGGTACTCTGATGCTGATTATGCTGGCTCTAAAATTGATCGGAAATCGACATCTGGATACTGTACTTACTTGGGTGGAAATTTGATAACTTGGAGGAGCAAGAAACAACAAACAGTTGCTAGATCTTCAGCCGAGGCTGAGTATAGAGCTATGGCTCATACTGCAACTGAGATGATTGGTGTGAAGAATCTGCTTGGGGAATTAGGATTCACTTTCAATGAACCATTACCCATGCACTGTGATAACCAAGCAGCTATTTACATTGCTAACAATCCAGTTTTTCATGAACGGACTAAACATATTGAGGTTGACTGCCATTTCATTCGTGAGTGTGTATTGAACCAAACTATTTCTACTCCGTTCACTTCTTCGTCAGATCAAATTGCTGATATCTTCACTAAACCGTTGGGAGGCAAGCGTTTCTCTGAGTTGTGTATCAAGCTGGATATGATTAACATATATGCTCCagcttgagggggagtgttatGAATAGTAATAAGTATCCCACATTGGTTTAGTGTTCCTAGTTGTGATAGTTCTCTTACATATAAATATGTACTCTTTTCTCCAATATAAATACACCTTCCTACTTCTTCTCCTTCAATatgttttatatctttattctcTACACAAAGAAATATGGAGCTTTATTCTGAATTCTTAATGGTTAAATAACGGTTTCCTTTTTAGCATTGCAGATGATTAATACATGCTCGGATCCGAATAGCACGTGCAATTATATATTAGACTTtgtgattttaaaaaaaaaccctGCATAAACAAATCATAAGCATCAAAGCAGTGTCATTAGAAAGACTTGTTTATAGTGGATTATTGTTAACTGTTTATGGTCTCAAGAAGGACTTGAAACAGTGAAAGGCACTTTAACATAACACTTTTTTTTGGATAGTATAATTAATTCCCATTTTCTCCATACTCACGCAACAATTACGAATTTACAATCATGCCAAAGAACCACTTTAACTCTATAATATATGACAAACAGTCAAACATTCCTTTTTCCCTATGtgcacagagagagagagagagtcttcACATACATGAATCGATAGTTTGATTGGAACACGCTTCAAGAAGCTCCTTGGTGCTAAGTGGAGTGTATCTATCACAAAGAAGCATGAAACTCTTATGGACATAAAGAAAGCGGGCCAAGCCACCAGCTAGCTATAATAGTTCTAGATGAGCTAAACACTCGAAGACGAATGCAATTAGAACAAAAAACACACTTAATACTTCTTTGTATTTTCAcctttcttatttcttttcacCATAAAGCTATCAAAAGAGAAAGATTAAGGTTGAGTGTTCACATACCCAAGACCGACTGCTAATTCTCGAGCAATATTGTTGTTTATCTCTGTTGATTCTCCAACTAAGAAGATCGATGTTCCTTTCAGTAGTTGGGCAACTCCAGTAGTTAATGACTCCCATGATTCCACGATGTCATGCCATTTTAGTTCTGGATCTTGCTTTTTCAAGTTAACTACCAGTTGAGTGTCGTCTATATACCTGTTCAAGATGATAAATTCCTATTCAGCAATTATATACTTGTAGCCATTGGGGGTTCAGTTATCAATAGCAAATGCCAAATGCCAAATGCCAAATGCCAAATACCAAATACCAAATACCATATCGTTTCAGAAGGCTTTATCATTCCATATAGATTATTAGTATCCAAGAGAGTTTTCGTGAATCCAGAATACTGCACTTTGATTACCAAAGAGTTCTCACTTCCATCCACATAAACTTCCCCCGGACTTTTGCTTTCTTCCCCGAGTTCCAATCTCAACTCCACCTCGGATGAATCATCACAAAACTGCATTTAAGCATCACCCAAACATCACATCTGTCAAATTCAAATCTGAATGGCATTCATTGATTCGAGCTTTACAAAGAACTTTGCTAACAGACTTATTTAAAACTCAATTCTGAATTTTCTATATAATATACATGGAAAGTGTTCAGAGGAAAGGATAAGACACATAGGAAAAATATTTAGAACTGGACTTGCCACTTGAATATTGGGGAAGAATGCTGGCAAGATACAGTATTATTCCTTCTTCATTAACCCTATAAATCAGTTTCAATTCTTCTGGAAGGCAATAACAGCAACAAAAGATAACTCAAAATTATCCTGTTACACAATAAACATAGTATGATGATTTAGTTGTTAATATTAAGATTTAAACTTTCTGTTTGATTCTACTTCATGATATCCATTGAGGACATGCAGAACTACACCTCAATTTATGCAAAAGTCAATATAAACAATAACAGATGATCCAAAGCATGGTCAGTTGACAAACAAAAATGTTCCAGTTAGTGAAGTAAGCAACTCCAGAGTCCTCCTTGAAACATAATCGAGTAATGAATTGAGTAATTTTCTTAGTAGGGACAAGACAAGATCAGCCAAAAGAAGTAGCAATTTCAAGACTGCAGTATCTTGTTATATAAAATTcctagaaaaagaaaacatTTTTTTTGGAGTTTAAGACACGTAATGGATTTGAATCTATAAAAGGTATAACCTTCCAAAATGTGAATTTGACCAATACAAACTTGAATTCTTAAAATTTGCAATGCCTAGATGGCCCCAGCAAGATTTGCAACTCTGCTACAAATTACTAGACAACAATTGGTAATATTAACCTTCTAAGCTGCACAAAATGTCATCCAAAGTTAATCATTCTACGCCCTATTAATTTGCAGAATTGCCCAAGTTACCCAACTACTGGAAACAGAATTTGGTTTCGTGATATTAAGTACCTCATACTGAGTTGCATTTGTGGAGATAATGGGGCTGATGCTACAGGGAGTTGTGGATGAGATTGAGGGCAATGAAACAcgagaaaaaggaaaacaatGGCTTCGGAGTGACAAGAGATTTTGAGTAGAGAGACAAGTCTGACGAGAGAGAATTGGAGAGTGGAAGCTAAGTGTTGTGGCCATTCTTGTTGACAACAAGATAATACTAATATGGATGTTTTCTTGCACCCTATATATGCAtcaatatctctctctctctctctctctcactgtaCTACTTTTGTTAGATATACTAAAATACACACTTATTAAATTacgttttttctattttttttttaaatccttgaaagcatgaaaaaaaaaattaaaaaaaaatccttgaaagcatggagtataaaataactaaaatcaAATTTACATTTTTGGTTCTACAATGACATCAGTTAAAATTGAACAATAAATATTCTGTATAAAGAAATGCTTCAAAAATTGTAATGGTCGTTGGatagttattttttaattattactagcatTGAATAGTATTCAGTTTcactttttctcaaaaaaaaatctgTTTCACTTCTGTCAGATAGTAATAtgcattttttgttgttttaatttgtCCAATAGACTGTGCACGTTTGTTTTTTATCTTtacttttcttaatttattcATAATTTTAGTGTTACGATTCCCCcaacataataaaaataattatttaaggCATGTTTGATAGCCATAGATAAAGTAAGATAGATAAATAATCATATCTTATTTAAGTGTTTGATAGTAATATTGATTAACAAGAAGGCCGGCATTAAGCGAGAGGCTCGCTTTTATATCACTGTTCCACTgagaaatttaatatttattctcccctggtattatttatctaagttttatttgtctaagttttatttatcaccctttatctcaatttatatatcaaaatacattaatttgctaacatttattaaaactcatgtcgtAACTACTACTCTTTATAGCAATGAATAAGCTCATATTTCTATTGCTTACTTTTTTGTAGGCATTGAGTAAATTCATCgttttgttcttattttttatagTTAGCGAGTAAACTCATCTttatatgtaatattttttctattcataaaaaagagtctcatttaaaatggacacgagttttaataaaattattataagcAAAATACAAGTATAATTTATAGGCATAGTGATGTGGATTAAATATAGGTGATAAGGTATGACCGTATGATGTGATGATTTAAAAAAGGGTTAAGTTGTAGATGCACCCCAGAAGTAGAGGCCTCTAGAGCATATaccccccattctcgaccttggaTCAAATACTCCCCATAGTCTAAAAAATGGTGCAATTAAAATCAGGCCTCAAACGACCTTTTGCttgcttttattttaatttttattccgCTGCGCATCGACCACTCCTTCCCCCACCACCGACAGTCCCTTCCTGTTCTAACCACCACCGCGCACCACTGGTATCGCTCCAACACAGTAAAGATATCTATCACATCCTCGTTGATATCCTCGGAAGCAACATAGAGTTCCCGTTCATGTGGGATTTCCTGACGGAGATGAAAAGCACCGAATCTTGTGAAATAACCCGAGAAATTTTTTGGATTGTTTTTAGGGCTTACAATAGGGCTAACTTACCGAATCTCGAATCCGAGTGTCAAGACATACAATATTTTGATGAGGGGCTGGGGCGAAATTGGCCAGTGCGGTCATATACAAAAATTGTTCAATGAAATGCTTCAATAAGGTTGTGCGGTGGATTTGCTCGCTTGGAATAGTGTTCTTGACGCTCTGCGCAAAACGGGGAAGCAGATGAAGCCTACGTGATTTTTCATAGTATGAGGAGCAAAGGGCTTGAGCACCATGCTTACTCGTATTCGATATTCATCCGCGCTTACTACGATGCAGATGATGTTCATTCGGTTTTTAAGATTCTTGACACGATGAAGAGGTACAATCTGGTGGCGAATGTGTTCACCTACAATTGTATAATCAAGAGGCTCGCTCTGCAAGAAGGGAGAGAAGCTGGAAGAGGCTTGCAGGTATTTTgagatgatgattgatgaaggGATGTGTTGAGGAACAAGCTGATTGGGTTTAGATTCGCGGAGAAGACGAATACCGGTGGTGCGCACTTCTGGAGTGGAGCAATACCGGTGGTGTGCGGTGGTCGAAACGGCCGGTTGGGGGGGTTCGGTGGGCGgaggaataaaaataaaaaataaagcaaaCAGACGCTTAACGGTGGTCTAAGACTACCCACAGTCGTGACACTCACCCAACCCAACTTTACtccactttttaataaaatattcatttctctctcatccaccTACGCAACCCACAACCTAACACAATTTTTACTCCCAATGGTGACACCAACCCAAcctacatattttttcttttcactttatttttaaattatcttaatatctaaaataaaatataaatataaattaaatatttatttattatatttaataaataaaataaatattttttttaaaaaaattgtaattatactataattaaacattgtcctatattataattgatatttaactcaatcacaaaggaagattacaagaattaaacatacaactgaaattaaatatatcaaagtacaatacgtgaaatttaaaaatacaattagaaaatgtaaattacatatttaattgCCAGTGCCAAATTTTTCCCATACGTGCTCAATCAAATCACATTGAAGAGTTCTATGAGCTTCTCTATTGCGAAGTTGATCTCTATTAGTCATATAAGTAGACAAGCTCGCAATACGTTCAGTAGAATAGTGAAAATGTCCGCCATCTTCTGTTTGTACTCTTGTAGGTGTATCCATAAAAAATTCTGTTGGATCATAATAATTTTGGTAGGTATCTCGTTCATCCTCAACTATCATATTATGCATGATGATACAAGCCATCATAATTTTTCCCATCAAAACTTTGTCCCAAACAAGACATGGGCGTCGTAGAAATGCAAATCGAGCTTGTAGAACTCCAAATGCTCGCTCAACATCTTTTCTAACAGACTTTTGGTGTTGAGCGAACAACTTGTGTTTTCGGATCTGTGGGGAAGTAATTGACTTGACAAATACAGCCCATGAAGGTATATACCATCAGTTAAATAATATGCCCTATCATAATGACGACCATTCACTACGTAATTAACCTTTGGTGTTCGACCTTCTAAGACATCATTAAAAACAGGAGATCGATGGAGTACATTAATACCATTGCACGAACCTGGTGTTCCAAAGAACGCATGCCATATCCACAAGTCGTATGAAGCAATAGCTTCCAAAATGATCGTTGGTTTTCCACTTCTCCCAGTATATTGGCCGGCCCATGTATTAGGACAATTTTTCCActcccaatgcatgcaatcaataCTGCCAATCATGCCTGGGAAACCACGTTGTTCTCCAACATAGAGTAGCCTTGCCAAATCTTGTTCATTAGCCCTTCTAAGATACGTACCACCGAAGCCAGAAATAACACCTTCCACAAAATGAACTAAAGCATCTCTTGTGGAAGATGAACTCATTCGTAGATACTCATCGACAACATGGGAAGATGTGCCATATGCCAATACCCTCATGGCTCCAGTACATTTCTGCAATGATGAAAGACCTACTCTGCCGGTGGCATCTCGTCTCTGTTGAAAAAACTCATCATTAGCAGTAACAGCTTCCACTATTCGAATGAATAGCGGTTTCTGCATGCGAAATCTCCGCCGGAAGATTTCTGGAGTATACGTTGGGCTGTCACTGAAGTAGTCGTTGATTAAACGCTCTGCACCAAACTCACGTTCTCTATCACAATATCTCCTGTTGGCTGTTGGAATTTGATTTcctacaatcaaattatgattgTTTATGATCATAGTTTGGATGATGCTATCAAATTGACGATTTTGTTGATAAACCCGTTCTTCCCATTCATCAAGTTCATTGGAATGGGAAACATCAGAACTTGAGTCTGAATCAACCGAAGAGTTTTCATTCACATACATATTTGTATGAGAAATGGAAAAATAATAGGGTAAATGTATACTTGAGTAAAGAGTGAGATGTGCTTGTATTTTATTGAGATGTGTTTCATctggtatttatagaataataTTGAAAAGTGGGATAAGATAGCTAGATTTGAATTGATACGGTTGCATGTGATCTAGGCTGGCAAAAATGACATACGCATGTGTTTGGAAATAATGTTGTGTCAGAATGACATATGCATGTGAATCGGAAGAAATGACAAGTGCACGTGAATTGGAAGAAATGACAAGTGCATGTGAATTGGAAGAAATGACAAGTGCATGTGAATGCACTTAAAGCTTTGTCAGAATTGGTCAAATGTTTTGGGAAGCTAAACGGATCCAATGTTATTCAATTTTACATGAAATACactttttcattaattaaacataaaataagTACATAACACAATTTGCGAAAACTAAAATCAGACAAATAGAAAGCACGCAAATTAAAAGCACACAAATAAAAAGTACataaactaaaattacataGAAAGTACATGATTAAAATACATTCACTCTCCAAACACAATTTTAGTTAGTTGACGTTTCATCTCTTCGTCTTCTGGAGATAAGTGCTCTTTCGCCAACAATTGAAGCAACATAttctctttcatcttcattGCATTTCTTTGCAACTTCTCGCGCTCCAGTTCGATTCGAGTCTTTATTAACTCAGCTTCGACATCTATAGTGAGTCTCATTGCATGAATTTCTACAGCAACAACAGATTCATGAGTACATTCAGATTGTGAGACCTTAACTTTACCTTTCCTTTTTGCCTTATCTCTTCCAGTGGGACGAGTCGCAATTGATTGTTCAGATGTTGGAGTTTCTGGATTAGAAGAGATAGAAAATCCCCCATCTTCTGAAGTCTTTGATCTTTTTGAACTGCCACCACTTTGCTGGTCATCAACATCTTCACTTTGACGATGAAAAACATGGGTGGTATCATGAACATTCCATTTGGGATGTTTACTCATAACTTCATTAAATACAACCAACTTGTTTCCACCTGCTTCGTAAATGGAATGAGCTTCTTTCTCAACATCATTGTCGCTCATTCCACTCCTTCTTCGAGCATTTGCTTCCCTACAAACAGCAACCCATTTGTTTCCATTTTTGTTAAGACGTTTCCAGCGACCTTTCATCGATTCAATGTTGCGTTCATTGAGCTCATTTGGATTTTCTGCTTGAGTGTTGTGATACAATTTATGAATACGTGCCCAAAGCGATTCTCCTCTTTGACTTTTTCCTCGAACGCTATCTTCGCTAGCATAGATCCAAGATGACATAAGGGTAACATCTTCTTTCACACACCAAGCTACATTTTTTACCCCTTTCTGATTTTTGTTTGGGCGTTGAACACCCATAAACAAATTACGAAAGACATTTTCTGGTGTGGAAATTCTTTGAGAGGTAGGAATTTGACTCAAATTTGGAGAAAATTGAGATTCATAAAATTGAGAATTTGGTCGATTTtcgaaatttggaaaaaaatgaGTCGAATAAGATGAAAATTTGCAGAATCTTGAGGGTTAGGATAATCTTgggagttttgatgattttgagaaTTTGGATAATAATAATTGGGATGATTTGGATCCATAATAGAAACAAAACGGTGAG
This window encodes:
- the LOC131015147 gene encoding probable inactive shikimate kinase like 2, chloroplastic isoform X1, giving the protein MATTLSFHSPILSRQTCLSTQNLLSLRSHCFPFSRVSLPSISSTTPCSISPIISTNATQYEFCDDSSEVELRLELGEESKSPGEVYVDGSENSLVIKVQYSGFTKTLLDTNNLYGMIKPSETIWYIDDTQLVVNLKKQDPELKWHDIVESWESLTTGVAQLLKGTSIFLVGESTEINNNIARELAVGLGYTPLSTKELLEACSNQTIDSWKSEDRSDSITEAEAAILESLSSQARVVVATLGGKHGAARRPNKWQHLFAGFTIWLSQSEATDEESAKEEVRNDIKDGERGYANAEVVVKVQGWDATYTKTVAQASLSALKRLVLSDKNITGRKSLYVRLGCRGDWPDIKAPAWDPSTTAPAS
- the LOC131008022 gene encoding glutathione S-transferase T2-like, whose amino-acid sequence is MSSWIYASEDSVRGKSQRGESLWARIHKLYHNTQAENPNELNERNIESMKGRWKRLNKNGNKWVAVCREANARRRSGMSDNDVEKEAHSIYEAGGNKLVVFNEVMSKHPKWNVHDTTHVFHRQSEDVDDQQSGGSSKRSKTSEDGGFSISSNPETPTSEQSIATRPTGRDKAKRKGKVKVSQSECTHESVVAVEIHAMRLTIDVEAELIKTRIELEREKLQRNAMKMKENMLLQLLAKEHLSPEDEEMKRQLTKIVFGE